One segment of Candidatus Paceibacterota bacterium DNA contains the following:
- the secY gene encoding preprotein translocase subunit SecY has product MSGFSTKLKLIFQDRILRKRIFFVLGALVVFRMLASIPIPGVDAFQLERFFSDNQFLGLLNIFSGGGLANLSIVMLGVAPYITASIIMQLLTIMSPKLKAMYQEEGDAGRKKFNQYSRFLTVPLAFIQGFGFLAFLRSQGVLAEMTLTDQLVNVLIIAAGSILLMWIGELISEFGIGNGVSILIFAGIVAVLPSTITQLLFTFEISQLPIYLAAFVAALAITYGVVFITEAERPIPITYSKRIRGSRVFGGVSTYLPLRLNQAGVIPIIFALSILLFPQMVLNFLGSIDNLTVQNISQILLRIVEQPWIYATVYFGLVFLFTYFYTAVTFDPNTTATHLQKSGAFIPGVRPGENTSSYVGKILTRLTLVGASFLGIIAVLPLVMVALTDITAFAIGGTGLLIVVSVVIDLIKKIEAQITAREY; this is encoded by the coding sequence ATGAGCGGATTTAGCACAAAGTTAAAACTCATCTTCCAAGATAGGATTTTGAGAAAAAGAATATTTTTTGTCCTTGGGGCTTTAGTAGTCTTCAGGATGCTGGCATCCATCCCCATCCCCGGAGTTGACGCTTTTCAGTTAGAGAGGTTTTTTTCTGACAATCAATTTCTGGGTCTTTTGAACATTTTTTCCGGTGGTGGTTTGGCCAATCTTTCGATTGTGATGCTTGGTGTTGCGCCTTATATTACCGCTTCTATTATTATGCAGCTTCTGACCATTATGTCGCCCAAACTTAAAGCCATGTATCAGGAGGAGGGGGACGCGGGCAGGAAAAAATTTAATCAGTATTCAAGATTTTTGACCGTGCCTCTTGCTTTTATTCAAGGTTTTGGTTTTTTGGCTTTTCTTCGCTCACAGGGCGTGCTTGCGGAAATGACTTTAACTGATCAGTTGGTGAACGTTTTGATTATTGCCGCCGGTTCAATTTTGCTTATGTGGATTGGTGAATTAATTTCGGAGTTTGGTATTGGTAACGGAGTTTCAATATTAATTTTTGCCGGTATTGTCGCCGTCCTACCTTCAACTATTACCCAGCTCTTGTTTACTTTCGAAATATCGCAATTACCAATTTATCTTGCCGCCTTTGTTGCCGCTCTAGCGATAACTTACGGTGTGGTCTTTATTACTGAAGCCGAGAGGCCAATCCCAATTACTTATAGCAAGAGAATCAGGGGCTCTCGAGTCTTCGGTGGAGTTTCAACTTATTTACCGCTACGTTTGAATCAAGCTGGAGTAATTCCGATTATCTTTGCGCTCTCTATTCTTCTTTTCCCGCAAATGGTCTTAAATTTTCTAGGTAGTATTGATAATTTGACAGTTCAAAATATTTCTCAAATTCTTTTGAGAATTGTTGAACAGCCGTGGATTTACGCGACAGTCTATTTTGGTCTGGTTTTCCTCTTCACCTATTTTTATACTGCTGTAACTTTTGACCCGAATACGACCGCGACTCATTTGCAGAAGAGTGGAGCTTTTATCCCCGGAGTTCGTCCCGGAGAAAACACTTCTTCTTATGTCGGAAAGATTTTAACTCGCCTGACTTTGGTTGGCGCCTCGTTTTTGGGTATTATCGCTGTTCTACCCCTTGTTATGGTGGCTTTAACCGACATCACCGCTTTTGCTATCGGTGGCACAGGCCTTCTGATTGTTGTTTCGGTTGTGATTGATTTGATAAAGAAAATCGAAGCCCAGATAACAGCAAGAGAATATTAA
- the rplR gene encoding 50S ribosomal protein L18, which yields MKVLTKIERRRKRIRSKIFGTVERPRVSVFRSNTSIYAQVIDDKTGETLVAIHTKNVEGKNPTERAKQAGKLLAEKAKEKKITKIVFDRGGYLFGGKIKALAEGLREGGLEF from the coding sequence ATGAAAGTCTTAACAAAGATAGAAAGAAGGAGAAAGAGAATAAGGTCAAAAATTTTTGGCACGGTAGAGCGACCACGGGTTAGTGTGTTTCGATCCAACACTTCTATCTACGCTCAAGTCATTGATGATAAAACCGGAGAGACATTGGTAGCTATTCATACTAAGAATGTTGAAGGTAAGAATCCTACCGAAAGAGCCAAACAAGCCGGCAAATTGTTGGCCGAGAAAGCTAAAGAAAAGAAAATTACAAAGATAGTTTTTGATAGAGGGGGTTATTTGTTTGGTGGTAAAATCAAGGCTTTAGCAGAAGGGTTGAGAGAGGGTGGTCTAGAATTTTAA
- the rplF gene encoding 50S ribosomal protein L6: protein MSRIGKKPISIPENTTVSLNDGLLLVKGPKGEISRKFNDNIKISVEDNSVKLTPAKKDNFSQVLWGTYASHVANMVSGVNTGFEKKLVIEGIGFKAEVKGDSIVLNVGFSHPVELKIPGGINVVTEKDSIKISGIDKEMVGQFAAKVRDVKKPEPYKGKGIHYEGEQIRRKQGKKSA from the coding sequence ATGAGCAGAATAGGAAAAAAACCAATTTCTATACCGGAGAATACCACTGTCAGCTTAAACGACGGCCTTTTGCTGGTAAAGGGCCCAAAAGGTGAGATTTCCAGAAAGTTTAACGACAATATCAAAATTTCTGTTGAGGATAATTCGGTAAAGTTAACACCTGCAAAGAAAGATAATTTCAGCCAAGTTCTCTGGGGAACCTACGCTTCTCATGTTGCCAATATGGTAAGTGGGGTAAACACCGGTTTTGAGAAAAAACTCGTAATAGAGGGTATTGGATTTAAAGCGGAGGTTAAGGGCGATAGCATTGTCTTAAACGTCGGTTTCTCTCATCCCGTAGAGTTAAAAATCCCTGGAGGGATAAATGTTGTGACCGAAAAAGATTCAATAAAAATTTCCGGGATTGATAAAGAAATGGTCGGGCAGTTTGCCGCTAAAGTAAGAGATGTTAAGAAACCAGAACCTTACAAAGGAAAAGGTATTCATTACGAAGGAGAACAGATTAGAAGAAAACAAGGCAAGAAGTCTGCGTAA
- a CDS encoding 30S ribosomal protein S5: MKSEEKKEEKAGAEVADNKQRSDKPVFAKNRRRRSDKFEKAGRPKPEFEQKIIEIRRVARVVSGGRRFSFSVALVAGNRKGSVGVGLGKSNDTPVAIEKAYRDAKKNLINISLTKDSSIPHLVKGKFSSSKVIMMPAPGRGILAGSSVRDVVELAGIKNINSKVVSGSKNKLNNAKAAIEALVQFQG; the protein is encoded by the coding sequence ATGAAATCAGAAGAAAAAAAAGAGGAAAAAGCAGGGGCTGAAGTTGCAGACAACAAACAGCGTTCCGACAAGCCGGTCTTTGCAAAAAATAGAAGGCGCCGTTCGGACAAATTCGAAAAAGCCGGCCGACCTAAGCCGGAATTTGAACAGAAGATCATAGAGATCCGCAGGGTTGCCAGAGTTGTTTCTGGTGGAAGACGCTTTAGTTTTAGTGTGGCCTTAGTTGCCGGCAATAGAAAAGGATCAGTCGGTGTCGGGCTTGGCAAGTCAAATGATACTCCGGTTGCGATTGAAAAAGCTTACAGAGACGCAAAGAAAAATTTGATAAATATATCTTTAACCAAAGACTCCTCTATCCCACATTTGGTAAAAGGTAAATTTTCTAGCTCAAAAGTAATAATGATGCCGGCTCCTGGTAGAGGAATATTAGCCGGAAGCTCCGTTCGAGACGTGGTGGAATTGGCAGGAATAAAGAATATAAATTCTAAGGTTGTCTCCGGTAGCAAAAATAAGCTAAATAATGCCAAAGCGGCAATAGAAGCATTAGTTCAGTTTCAAGGTTAG
- the rplO gene encoding 50S ribosomal protein L15, translating to MQLHNLKPKTKNKKSRQVGRGGKRGKTSGRGMKGQKARAGRKLRPEVRDLIKRLPKKRGYRFKSFQIKPVIISLQDIEDNFSSGEEVSPDSLSKKNLITRKDLEIGVKVLSDGKLTKKIVLSGCLFSSSAKSAIEKAGGEVK from the coding sequence ATGCAGTTACACAACTTAAAACCAAAAACCAAAAACAAAAAATCCCGCCAGGTTGGACGTGGAGGTAAGAGAGGAAAAACCTCCGGTCGTGGTATGAAGGGGCAAAAAGCTCGAGCCGGTCGCAAATTAAGACCGGAAGTTAGAGATTTGATAAAGCGTTTGCCTAAAAAAAGAGGTTATAGATTCAAGAGTTTTCAGATCAAGCCCGTAATTATTTCTCTACAAGATATAGAAGACAATTTTTCATCTGGCGAAGAGGTTAGTCCTGATTCTTTATCTAAGAAAAATTTGATTACCAGAAAAGATTTGGAGATTGGAGTAAAAGTCTTGTCTGATGGTAAACTAACTAAAAAGATTGTTCTGTCCGGATGTTTGTTTTCCAGTTCTGCAAAGTCTGCAATTGAGAAAGCCGGAGGCGAGGTAAAATAA
- a CDS encoding nucleoside-diphosphate kinase, translating to MHPSKEKTLVIIKPDGIQRTLIGEIIGRYERIGLKLVGLKIVVPKEDQVHAHYTVDPEWIQKTGEKAISAYEKKGQTPPSTDPMEVGNKVLENLKKYLTSGPVVAMVWQGAHAVEVVRKITGGTEPRSSDVGTIRGDFVLDSYQMADTDGRAIRNLIHASGSTDEAQKEISLWFDGNEIVNYRLVQEQITYDVNLDGILE from the coding sequence ATGCACCCAAGCAAAGAAAAAACACTAGTTATCATTAAGCCCGATGGAATTCAGAGGACTTTGATCGGCGAGATTATTGGACGATATGAAAGAATCGGCTTAAAGCTCGTTGGGCTCAAAATTGTGGTGCCGAAAGAAGATCAAGTTCACGCTCACTACACAGTTGATCCGGAATGGATTCAAAAAACTGGTGAAAAGGCGATTTCGGCTTATGAGAAGAAAGGGCAAACTCCTCCCTCAACAGATCCGATGGAAGTCGGCAACAAAGTTTTGGAAAATTTGAAAAAATATTTAACATCCGGCCCGGTTGTGGCAATGGTTTGGCAAGGCGCTCATGCGGTTGAGGTTGTTCGAAAAATTACTGGAGGCACGGAACCCCGTTCAAGCGATGTCGGCACCATCCGAGGCGATTTTGTATTGGATTCATATCAAATGGCTGACACTGACGGCCGAGCTATCAGAAATCTTATTCACGCTTCCGGCTCAACTGATGAAGCTCAAAAAGAAATTTCTCTTTGGTTTGACGGAAATGAAATCGTAAATTATCGATTAGTTCAGGAACAAATCACATACGATGTAAATCTAGACGGGATTTTGGAGTAA
- a CDS encoding 50S ribosomal protein L35 → MKTNKSYTKRLKVTRKGKVIARKTGQNHFNSKDSGRKGIAKRRSSSLKFNKRISRRFLSK, encoded by the coding sequence ATGAAAACAAACAAATCGTATACAAAAAGGTTGAAAGTAACCAGAAAAGGAAAAGTTATTGCAAGAAAAACTGGTCAAAATCATTTCAATTCCAAAGACAGCGGTCGGAAAGGGATTGCAAAAAGGAGATCCTCATCTCTGAAATTTAACAAGAGAATCAGTAGAAGATTTTTATCAAAATAA
- a CDS encoding nucleoside monophosphate kinase, giving the protein MRTRTFMFFGPSGSGKGTQAKLLIDFLENKQGRKVIYIETGQKIREFIINGGYTSRLTKEIIDKGGLLPAFLPVWLWTSHLNENFTGEEDLVLDGLCRRPYEAPVLDSALKFYKLDKPFVVSLNVSRDWSMERLKSRGRKDDTEEYINSRLDWYEKEVAPSVDFFRNNPDYNLLEINGEQPIEKVYEEIIQKSGI; this is encoded by the coding sequence ATGCGAACACGAACTTTCATGTTTTTTGGCCCGTCTGGCTCTGGCAAAGGCACACAAGCCAAGCTCTTGATAGATTTTTTGGAAAATAAACAGGGACGGAAAGTTATTTACATAGAAACCGGCCAAAAAATAAGGGAATTTATAATTAATGGCGGTTATACCAGTCGCCTGACCAAAGAAATCATAGACAAAGGTGGACTTCTACCGGCTTTTTTGCCGGTTTGGCTTTGGACGAGTCATTTGAATGAAAATTTTACCGGTGAAGAAGATTTAGTGCTTGACGGTTTGTGTCGTCGACCATATGAAGCGCCGGTTTTGGATTCGGCTTTGAAATTCTACAAATTAGACAAGCCGTTTGTGGTTTCTTTAAATGTTTCTCGCGACTGGTCTATGGAAAGACTTAAATCAAGGGGCCGGAAAGATGACACCGAAGAATACATAAACAGCCGTCTTGATTGGTATGAAAAAGAGGTGGCGCCCTCGGTTGATTTCTTTAGGAATAATCCCGATTATAATCTTTTGGAGATTAACGGCGAACAACCCATAGAGAAAGTTTACGAAGAAATAATTCAAAAATCCGGAATCTAA
- the infC gene encoding translation initiation factor IF-3 has product MNNWKARINHQIRASELRVIGSQGENLGILTLSEALKKSEELGLDLIEISPNANPPIARISDFGKYQYEENKKQKQAKSKSRSVEVKNIQIKIGTGEHDLGLKAKKAGEWLSEKHRVKIDLFLPGRTKYLEQNFLKDRMDRILKLLPVEYKIAEPPKKSPKGMTIIIEKK; this is encoded by the coding sequence TTGAATAACTGGAAAGCAAGGATAAACCACCAAATTAGGGCCTCTGAATTAAGGGTTATTGGATCCCAAGGCGAAAATCTCGGAATTTTGACCTTAAGTGAAGCTCTCAAAAAAAGCGAGGAGCTGGGTCTTGATTTAATAGAAATTTCACCAAACGCCAATCCGCCCATAGCCAGAATCTCTGATTTTGGAAAATATCAGTACGAAGAAAACAAGAAGCAAAAACAAGCGAAGTCAAAATCCCGGTCAGTAGAAGTAAAAAATATACAAATAAAAATCGGTACCGGAGAGCATGACCTTGGCTTAAAAGCTAAAAAAGCCGGCGAGTGGTTAAGCGAAAAACACAGAGTAAAAATTGATTTGTTCCTACCAGGCCGAACAAAATATCTTGAACAAAACTTCTTGAAGGACAGAATGGATAGAATCTTGAAATTATTGCCGGTTGAGTATAAAATCGCTGAACCGCCCAAAAAAAGTCCGAAGGGAATGACAATAATAATAGAGAAAAAATAA
- a CDS encoding type Z 30S ribosomal protein S14 — MATKAQIAKSKKKPKFQTRTVRRCFKCGRCRGYMRDFDLCRICFREFANEGVLPGIKKSSW; from the coding sequence ATGGCCACTAAAGCCCAAATTGCAAAATCAAAGAAAAAACCAAAGTTTCAAACCCGAACTGTTCGGCGTTGTTTTAAGTGTGGTCGTTGCAGGGGTTATATGAGAGATTTTGACCTCTGCCGAATTTGTTTTAGGGAGTTTGCGAACGAAGGGGTTTTGCCGGGGATTAAGAAATCAAGCTGGTAA
- the rplT gene encoding 50S ribosomal protein L20, which yields MTRVKKGVHALKTRKNVLKRAKGYRHGRSKKERQAYEALVHAGAHAFAHRRDKKNDFRKLWNVRIGAASKEQGVSYSKLIGALKKANIALDRKILSGLAQNHPETFKRVIKKIS from the coding sequence ATGACAAGAGTAAAGAAGGGGGTTCACGCCCTTAAAACAAGAAAGAATGTTTTAAAGAGAGCCAAGGGTTACAGACATGGCAGGTCAAAAAAAGAAAGACAAGCATATGAAGCGCTAGTTCATGCTGGCGCTCACGCTTTTGCGCACCGAAGAGATAAGAAAAATGACTTCCGAAAACTTTGGAACGTGCGGATAGGAGCCGCTTCAAAAGAGCAGGGAGTTTCTTACAGTAAACTGATTGGTGCTCTGAAAAAAGCCAATATCGCTTTAGACAGAAAAATCCTCTCCGGCTTGGCACAAAATCATCCGGAAACTTTCAAGAGGGTAATTAAAAAAATCTCCTAA
- the rpsH gene encoding 30S ribosomal protein S8 — translation MTDPISDLLIRIKNAAQTGKKHASVSYSKLMLNLLEVLEKEGFVEKISQKGKKPGDRSIEFEISYDGSKPKVKGTERVSRFSRRVYLKNKDIAAVRKGFGRVILTTPKGVMADREAIKENIGGEALFRIW, via the coding sequence ATGACTGATCCAATATCCGATTTATTAATAAGAATTAAAAACGCGGCGCAAACTGGGAAAAAGCACGCTTCTGTTTCTTATTCCAAACTAATGCTTAATTTGTTGGAAGTTCTTGAAAAAGAAGGTTTTGTAGAAAAGATTTCGCAGAAAGGTAAAAAACCCGGAGATCGATCTATTGAATTTGAAATTTCTTACGATGGCTCAAAACCGAAAGTCAAAGGTACGGAAAGGGTTTCCAGGTTTTCAAGAAGGGTGTATTTGAAAAATAAGGACATTGCGGCAGTCAGAAAAGGTTTCGGACGCGTTATTTTAACGACCCCCAAGGGAGTTATGGCAGACAGAGAAGCTATTAAAGAAAATATCGGCGGCGAGGCCTTGTTTCGAATTTGGTAA
- the map gene encoding type I methionyl aminopeptidase: protein MSILKNKEEIEILREGGRRLARILAKIKSASKPGISTKDLDDLAFRLADEGGDKPAFLNYCPEENGRPYPATLCVSVNEELVHGLPSPEKILKDGDIISVDMGLNHLGLITDSAITFPIGKIQKETQLLLKATRECLETGIKEAKSGNFVGDIGFAIEKTAKKYGFDLAKGLAGHGVGHKVHEDPLIPNTGRRGNGMKLKIGMVLAIEPMLCLGSGEISLEKDGFTISTKDKSLCAHFEHTIAITEKGPEVLTC, encoded by the coding sequence TTGTCTATTTTAAAAAACAAAGAGGAAATAGAAATTTTGCGGGAGGGCGGACGACGTTTGGCTCGGATTCTTGCCAAGATAAAAAGTGCCTCAAAACCCGGAATTAGCACCAAAGATCTTGATGATTTAGCTTTTCGGTTGGCAGATGAAGGTGGCGACAAACCGGCGTTTTTAAATTATTGTCCGGAAGAAAATGGCCGGCCATATCCAGCAACCCTTTGCGTTTCAGTAAATGAGGAATTGGTCCACGGCCTGCCTTCTCCCGAAAAAATTTTAAAAGACGGGGATATTATTTCTGTTGATATGGGTCTTAATCATCTGGGTCTTATAACAGATTCAGCAATAACTTTTCCGATAGGCAAGATTCAAAAAGAAACTCAGCTCTTACTTAAGGCGACAAGGGAATGTCTTGAAACTGGAATTAAGGAAGCTAAATCAGGAAACTTTGTTGGTGATATCGGTTTTGCTATAGAGAAAACAGCCAAAAAATACGGTTTTGATTTGGCAAAAGGACTGGCCGGACACGGTGTTGGTCACAAGGTCCATGAGGATCCGCTTATTCCGAATACTGGAAGGAGGGGGAATGGCATGAAGCTAAAAATTGGTATGGTTTTAGCGATTGAGCCAATGCTTTGTCTTGGCAGTGGTGAGATTTCTCTGGAAAAAGATGGATTTACTATTAGCACCAAAGACAAATCCCTTTGCGCTCATTTTGAACATACAATTGCGATTACCGAAAAAGGCCCGGAGGTGTTGACTTGTTGA